The Xyrauchen texanus isolate HMW12.3.18 chromosome 4, RBS_HiC_50CHRs, whole genome shotgun sequence genome segment CTTGACATCTGCATTCTCCTTGGCAAtagtgatttcaagcttgattacacttcctagtgcttgatgcatgcgcaaaTCTCTAGATGGTGCAAGGAAGTGAATAGAGCTTTTAATGATCACcaatgagactgctgatgtcacgATTTATAGagttattcacttgcattgtgtggacctacggagcagagatattattctaaaaatctttgtgttcttcagaagaaaacgtgagtgagtaaatgatgagagaatttgtatttttaggtgaactattccgttGAGCCAATACAGACCTTTTTGTATTTCAGTTATAGAGTGAGTATCCTGAGAACAGGTAATCAAATTGTCTTTTCATGTGCTTTTCTTTACAGCCTGTAGAAATCGCTCCAGTTCTTTGACACAAGAAGGTCACTCGAGAGGATCTGTGGCTTGGTCAGATAAAAGGCAGAGGTACAACActattaataaatatgaatatgaaaaaaaaaaaacatatggctTAAATATTTTCCTTAATGTTTTCATTTTCGAAaatcaaaattatatttgcttGATAATGTTTCTGAAATCAGGCCACTGTCTCAGCTGAATCGGTATGTTCTCATGGACAGTGATGCAGACTTGGCCTCGGGTGACAGCGTTAGTTTGGCCTGCTCTATCAGTGAGGACAGTCTGGCCTCCACTGTCACACCCAAACACCAGATCCATCCGAGTCAGAGCACTACTAGATGGGTCAATGGACATGGTCTGCTGGGCAACGTTAATATGGATGAGGAGGATGAGCTGGTAACCATTGCCAGGGCAGATTCATCTAAGAATGGCAACACCCTTCCAAACTCTGAGGACACAGAGTGCCAGAGTGCTACCCCTGGTGCTAAAACAAAAACTTGGGGGCGGCAGCAGGAAGCAACCTCTGATTCCCGAACATCCAGTTTCTATTTGGAACCACTGATGCCTGCAGTTCTGAGACCAGCCAAAGAGAAGTCCATATGCCTGAATAAGGAAGAAGAATTTGGGGAGGGACGACAGAGAGGATCAGCACGGAGACCTGTGGGAGGAGATGGCCTCAATTCATCCTCCAGACGGAGAACTCCAAACACCCTTAACCGAACCTTTACCCCTAACACTAGCTCAGAGTTTGATTCAACTATTGAGCCCAAATCAAGTGAATTTGTGCCTCCAGCCACTGAGCAAACACAAACTTTCAGACCATTGGCGACAAGTAGCATAGAGCCGTCTTCACCTGGGTTTTACCTTCATTCGTCTGTGCCTGAGGACAAGAGGCCTGTCCAAGCTTGGGATATACAGCCAGAAACTGACATAGAGACTGTGGAGACGATTGAAGAACAGGATGCAGAGCTTACTAAAGAGCTCCATCTGGACAAGAAACAATTCTATGAGGAGGATGAGGAGTCTGCCAAACTACGAGAGGACATGAATGTAAAGGAACATGAGGATAAGGATGGTGAAAGCAGGTGTTCGAGCCCAGGTCAGCACTCCCAAATCAGTAGCGTTGCCAGTGGCAGCATACATATGACCAGTTTTGCAGAGCGAAAGATGCAGATGTTTGGTAGCAACCAAGACATCCGCTCCAGCACCAATAGCTCACAGCGGACCACACCAGATGGCTCTGAGAGTTCCCCCTTTCCTCTCACTTCATGGAAAATGAAGAGAGACCAGAGTCCAAATCAACAGAACAAGGAGAGTGCCAACATGCTGGCCTCTGAACTTGTCCAACTCCATATGCAGCTTGAAGAAAAGCGACGTGCAATTGAAAGCCAAAAGAAGAAGATGGAGGTCTTAATGGCCAGACAAAGGCTAAAGCTTGGGAAAGCAGCTTTCCTGCAAATAGTGAAGAAAGGGAAGAGTGACACTCTCCCGCAGCCTACAAAAGCGGAGTACTACTTGAAAGATGGTCAAAAACTCAAtcaagaaaaagaaaagtcatCAAAAGATGACTCCTGTGTCAATGATTTGAGAGATGGGGCAAAAGTGTCTGGAGAACCAGAGAAGGCTTCTATTGAGTGGGCACATGGGGGGACTGTGTCTCCTAGTGCCTTAGATATTGATGAGGAGATAGATCTTAATGAGTGCAACCGCTCCATTGAGTTGCTAAATGAGGCCATAGGTAGCATTCAGCAGCAGATGATGCAACTTTCGCTCCAGCAGGAACTGCTCATGAAGCAGAATCACCGGTCTCCAACAGGTGCCGCTCCACCACCTAGCAGTGACCAAAGTAATACATCTGAACCCAGAGTCAGAGCTTCTGTACATTACGTTGACCCAAGTGGCAGCCCTGTGGTGCGAAAGCCACTCAAACTGAGTTCAGCACGTCCCCGTTCCAAACCTTCTGAACTGTTGCTAGTTAAGGAACAAGGCAAAGGGCAGAAGAGCTCCACTCCTACGCCTACTGACGGCCAAGCCAGGCCCAGTCAAGGGGGCAGGACCCCTAAAGAAGAGCCTGAGGACTCTGTGCAAAGTTCTGTAAGATTTGACACACTCAACAAATACAAAGGGAATCAGAAAAGCACTACATTCCACCTTAATGATGAAGCTAATTTGAGGACAGTGTCAATGGAACCAATTTCTGCAGCCCTGGGTGTCACTTTTGATGACTCTATGTCTGGTACCTCGCAGGACCCTGCAGCTACATTTGAAGATGGACCAGGGAAGGATGTCTCCTCAGAGGACATTTCTAGAGGAAAGGTCAATCTTGTTGAAGTGGACTTGTCTGACTTGGCTGCCAACCCAGATGATGAAAGTTCCAATGTATTGGATGTCACTACTGATGGAGCTGATGGGGAAAAGAAATCTGCCATGGGCTTCTTTTTAAAGGTAATGTGAGTGCAATTGACAAGACATTAGATACGTTTTTATCTCTCCAGGAAAAGGGATTGTAATTTTCTGGCAACCACCAGTTTCTCTTTTATTTACCTTTAGAAATTTAAGTATTGCCATtttccttttaaataaaatattcttagttcagtgtattttaatacatttagactATGTATAGTATGGAtttgtgaattatttaattactgttaatgaatTACTGTTGGTAATAACTTGTGTACAAGATATATTACTTGTATACgtatttgagttcattaaaacttcacaTTGTGGATCGTGGAATATTTCTGGCcttttggatttttattttttttatttgaaaataagtCATCATAACACACTGCGTAATCACAGTGCATTACGTAATATTGCCATAGTAAATAGGTGGAAGTATGCATATTTGAACATGGGGCGTTACATGACATGCTCAGAACCATTTGGTCTGATGATGGAGATGCACCTACTGATACTtgggccagtaaacaaccacccagaacaccctaataattagggctgcaactaacaattattttgataatctgtTAATCTAactattattagaacgattatttggctattattgcaacgattaatcagtAGTTCTTCACCGATTTTTCAGCTGGTGTCCCGACctaaaaggttgtattaatcctttatcagtaaagaaatataagtgtattttttactttgttatacatctgcgagtgcagtaaagacaaaatatacttatattcaagatctagaTCTTAttagcaagtctaaatatcttatatgcttctcaggtgaatgcattttttttttttaaggatttttatatattttaaaatatttgtatttttaatattatattcaacattctctgataacaattttttcttttgctgtatagCTGCTAAAAAACAAGTATGttgtttttaaagagttttagatatttttattggaaaacaaaccaaatcaaaacatattttgttgcagtgtataatggggcgaagacttcctctctctcaCCTGTtcttctgttcacttcaatccatctttaactcacaaacaaacaaactctctcgtattaataaagctgcatattgcaaatttccttcacgataagaaatgcacagtgacatatagtATGACTCAATACATTGGCTCGCGACTTCTTGAATCATAATCTcaagctgcattaagcatgcatgttcgagggatgagcgtccccgtgaaagagtgtgcatcagccggatgcagtttcagttTCTCCCCCTCAGATCAAaacatttgcgcaactcatagaaaaggcactgaccgcacagagaaatgccagtttcggagtttgtagtcatttacatgatctgcttccatattatttgaactttaataaagctataatgcattaaatataactgcatttaagatgtaacatcagggtgtttcctttaaagacgctcgacacaaaagttttgtttcagcggagcggcagctccagcttCACCTATTctacaatgagagtgcttctgtatttacttactttgtatttttgcattataatttcctcatacttt includes the following:
- the LOC127636127 gene encoding calmodulin-regulated spectrin-associated protein 1-B-like isoform X3, whose protein sequence is MDAELSADSARRKMEAPGEALEIVPLEMYDSARAKIAANLRWLFAKAFGIDHIPEDLRDPFYTDQYDQEHIKPPVIQLLLSCEMYCRVCALILKGDQVASLQSHQSVIQSLSRKGIYVMEGDGTPVTDSDLTCQPIKMSSHIPMIDALMMAYTVEMISIEKVVTCVKRFSTFSASKELPFDLEDAMVFWINKVNQKMREITEKEHKSKQHLLESPSHQKSPSKWYWKLVPVRYRRDHASGRPLPYFPLLEDLIRDVCDGAALLTVVHYYCPDLMKLDDICLKEVTSIADSLYNVQLLKEFANEYLHKSFYLTLEDMLYAPPVLKHNVVVFIAELFWWFEIVKPEFVRPRDFQEFKDAQAITQPKSARPTVPISNATKRSFLVSPGVADPALPVQNSPEVCNRYFLHPEESEPLNKGSSSFSPPHPLLPLRQRQKKVQPGEESTACRNRSSSLTQEGHSRGSVAWSDKRQRPLSQLNRYVLMDSDADLASGDSVSLACSISEDSLASTVTPKHQIHPSQSTTRWVNGHGLLGNVNMDEEDELVTIARADSSKNGNTLPNSEDTECQSATPGAKTKTWGRQQEATSDSRTSSFYLEPLMPAVLRPAKEKSICLNKEEEFGEGRQRGSARRPVGGDGLNSSSRRRTPNTLNRTFTPNTSSEFDSTIEPKSSEFVPPATEQTQTFRPLATSSIEPSSPGFYLHSSVPEDKRPVQAWDIQPETDIETVETIEEQDAELTKELHLDKKQFYEEDEESAKLREDMNVKEHEDKDGESRCSSPGQHSQISSVASGSIHMTSFAERKMQMFGSNQDIRSSTNSSQRTTPDGSESSPFPLTSWKMKRDQSPNQQNKESANMLASELVQLHMQLEEKRRAIESQKKKMEVLMARQRLKLGKAAFLQIVKKGKSDTLPQPTKAEYYLKDGQKLNQEKEKSSKDDSCVNDLRDGAKVSGEPEKASIEWAHGGTVSPSALDIDEEIDLNECNRSIELLNEAIGSIQQQMMQLSLQQELLMKQNHRSPTGAAPPPSSDQSNTSEPRVRASVHYVDPSGSPVVRKPLKLSSARPRSKPSELLLVKEQGKGQKSSTPTPTDGQARPSQGGRTPKEEPEDSVQSSVRFDTLNKYKGNQKSTTFHLNDEANLRTVSMEPISAALGVTFDDSMSGTSQDPAATFEDGPGKDVSSEDISRGKVNLVEVDLSDLAANPDDESSNVLDVTTDGADGEKKSAMGFFLKDEQKAEDELAKKRAAFLLKQQKKAEEARLRKQQLEAESELKRDETRRKAEEERMRKEEEKTRRELIKQEYLRRKQQEIFEEQEQPKPKTTKPKKQRPKSVLKEEPSISILPKCPAANDNLNRVQSGSSLSLASVATTEPDSVNSGGAGSQREESVESFPGLSRNSSRTTERDWDNGSTASSITSTSMAEYTGPKLFKEPSAKSNKPIIHNALSHCCLAGKVNEPQKNSILEELEKCESNHLMILFRDSGCQFRALYSYFPDTEEIHKLTGTGPKTINKKMIDKLYKYSSDRKQFTVIPAKTVSVSVDALTIHNHLWQAKRPAVPKKSGK
- the LOC127636127 gene encoding calmodulin-regulated spectrin-associated protein 1-B-like isoform X2 encodes the protein MQTSVRSTLNTPQYGGRRMDAELSADSARRKMEAPGEALEIVPLEMYDSARAKIAANLRWLFAKAFGIDHIPEDLRDPFYTDQYDQEHIKPPVIQLLLSCEMYCRVCALILKGDQVASLQSHQSVIQSLSRKGIYVMEGDGTPVTDSDLTCQPIKMSSHIPMIDALMMAYTVEMISIEKVVTCVKRFSTFSASKELPFDLEDAMVFWINKVNQKMREITEKEHKSKQHLLESPSHQKVRYRRDHASGRPLPYFPLLEDLIRDVCDGAALLTVVHYYCPDLMKLDDICLKEVTSIADSLYNVQLLKEFANEYLHKSFYLTLEDMLYAPPVLKHNVVVFIAELFWWFEIVKPEFVRPRDFQEFKDAQAITQPKSARPTVPISNATKRSFLVSPGVADPALPVQNSPEVCNRYFLHPEESEPLNKGSSSFSPPHPLLPLRQRQKKVQPGEESTACRNRSSSLTQEGHSRGSVAWSDKRQRPLSQLNRYVLMDSDADLASGDSVSLACSISEDSLASTVTPKHQIHPSQSTTRWVNGHGLLGNVNMDEEDELVTIARADSSKNGNTLPNSEDTECQSATPGAKTKTWGRQQEATSDSRTSSFYLEPLMPAVLRPAKEKSICLNKEEEFGEGRQRGSARRPVGGDGLNSSSRRRTPNTLNRTFTPNTSSEFDSTIEPKSSEFVPPATEQTQTFRPLATSSIEPSSPGFYLHSSVPEDKRPVQAWDIQPETDIETVETIEEQDAELTKELHLDKKQFYEEDEESAKLREDMNVKEHEDKDGESRCSSPGQHSQISSVASGSIHMTSFAERKMQMFGSNQDIRSSTNSSQRTTPDGSESSPFPLTSWKMKRDQSPNQQNKESANMLASELVQLHMQLEEKRRAIESQKKKMEVLMARQRLKLGKAAFLQIVKKGKSDTLPQPTKAEYYLKDGQKLNQEKEKSSKDDSCVNDLRDGAKVSGEPEKASIEWAHGGTVSPSALDIDEEIDLNECNRSIELLNEAIGSIQQQMMQLSLQQELLMKQNHRSPTGAAPPPSSDQSNTSEPRVRASVHYVDPSGSPVVRKPLKLSSARPRSKPSELLLVKEQGKGQKSSTPTPTDGQARPSQGGRTPKEEPEDSVQSSVRFDTLNKYKGNQKSTTFHLNDEANLRTVSMEPISAALGVTFDDSMSGTSQDPAATFEDGPGKDVSSEDISRGKVNLVEVDLSDLAANPDDESSNVLDVTTDGADGEKKSAMGFFLKDEQKAEDELAKKRAAFLLKQQKKAEEARLRKQQLEAESELKRDETRRKAEEERMRKEEEKTRRELIKQEYLRRKQQEIFEEQEQPKPKTTKPKKQRPKSVLKEEPSISILPKCPAANDNLNRVQSGSSLSLASVATTEPDSVNSGGAGSQREESVESFPGLSRNSSRTTERDWDNGSTASSITSTSMAEYTGPKLFKEPSAKSNKPIIHNALSHCCLAGKVNEPQKNSILEELEKCESNHLMILFRDSGCQFRALYSYFPDTEEIHKLTGTGPKTINKKMIDKLYKYSSDRKQFTVIPAKTVSVSVDALTIHNHLWQAKRPAVPKKSGK